A window of Citrobacter amalonaticus contains these coding sequences:
- the trbC gene encoding type-F conjugative transfer system pilin assembly protein TrbC yields the protein MKNVLKCALLVSALMVCTQVVIASEQTSVMASDMDWMKQQQRSLEDFKQRLQGNSMQLPAEQQALIEKLQGDIGRQQAEQQVGEKRTFPAMYFVSLGLPREGLLQMLKDANRYGIPATLRGLVNNDLRQTASAMFELAKEDKNIGVQIDPTLYTEYHIKTIPSLVVTCPGRYDVIRGSLPLKEALERVAKDGDCAETAKRLLKEAQ from the coding sequence ATGAAAAACGTACTCAAATGCGCGCTGCTGGTCAGCGCCCTGATGGTCTGCACCCAGGTGGTTATAGCCAGCGAACAGACCAGCGTCATGGCCAGTGATATGGACTGGATGAAGCAACAGCAACGGTCACTGGAGGATTTTAAGCAGCGACTGCAGGGGAACAGCATGCAACTGCCGGCAGAACAGCAGGCGCTTATCGAAAAACTGCAGGGCGACATTGGTCGCCAGCAGGCCGAACAGCAGGTTGGTGAAAAGCGGACCTTCCCGGCGATGTACTTCGTCAGCCTGGGCCTTCCCCGTGAAGGTCTTCTGCAGATGCTAAAAGACGCGAACCGTTACGGTATCCCGGCAACGCTGCGGGGGCTGGTAAACAACGATTTGCGCCAGACCGCCTCGGCCATGTTTGAGCTGGCCAAAGAGGACAAGAACATCGGGGTGCAAATCGATCCGACGCTCTACACCGAATACCACATTAAAACGATTCCCTCGCTGGTTGTGACCTGCCCGGGTCGCTATGACGTCATTCGCGGCAGTCTCCCACTGAAGGAGGCGCTGGAGAGGGTCGCAAAAGATGGTGACTGTGCGGAGACCGCAAAACGTCTGCTGAAGGAGGCGCAATGA
- the traW gene encoding type-F conjugative transfer system protein TraW: protein MRKQLQLTALVALALSASAGAKDLGTWGNVFEPAEQDMLVFIQDRLKGMEQSGELDRLREEATERVKKNAVRPAPVEGLTAATTYRTFPYDPTFTVNETITDMRGNIIARKGDQVNPLDKVTFNQVLYFIDGDNKEQVDWTRQQIAGQTGYKVILVNGNIKETSDALDERIYFDQSAILSRKFGFQHIPVRISRDGRVLKVEEIPMTGAKK from the coding sequence GTGAGAAAACAACTGCAGCTGACCGCTCTGGTGGCGCTGGCACTCTCCGCCAGCGCCGGGGCAAAGGACCTGGGCACATGGGGCAACGTCTTTGAGCCAGCGGAGCAGGACATGCTGGTCTTCATTCAGGACAGGCTGAAGGGCATGGAGCAGTCCGGCGAGCTGGACAGGCTCCGGGAAGAGGCGACGGAGCGGGTGAAAAAGAATGCCGTGCGTCCCGCCCCAGTCGAAGGCCTGACCGCCGCCACGACCTACCGGACCTTCCCGTATGACCCGACCTTTACCGTGAACGAAACCATCACAGACATGCGGGGGAATATCATTGCCCGCAAGGGTGACCAGGTGAATCCGCTGGACAAGGTGACATTCAACCAGGTGCTCTACTTTATCGACGGCGATAACAAGGAGCAGGTGGACTGGACCCGACAGCAGATCGCCGGCCAGACCGGTTACAAAGTCATACTGGTAAACGGCAACATCAAAGAGACCAGCGATGCGCTTGACGAGCGGATCTACTTTGACCAGTCCGCCATCCTGTCCCGTAAGTTTGGTTTTCAGCATATCCCCGTGCGCATCTCCCGCGATGGACGCGTACTGAAGGTGGAAGAAATTCCGATGACAGGAGCAAAGAAATGA
- the traU gene encoding conjugal transfer pilus assembly protein TraU — MKLLFWLPAVLLALLLQVPLMALASSTNAGDGRWVNPISDVCWKCLFPMSVGSVKLASGPQPDTTNPASPIQICSYGVLYRMGLAIGYWEPTAMTDVTREPGVMVNMGGFKIDLGRTGTGTAGQSDRPAAGAFYHVHWYKYPLISWLSIMTSTGCFQGGDMDIAYMSEVDPLWNDSTLSMMINPEASLFGNLIAQAACAADAVASTAGVPLSPLFWCAGSQGSMYPFTGFTSGEFSPLESSLLVTERMAFKLHREGLVMNTVGADYAVCYQYPSPIVPKERWRYQMVNMYPETNSCHAFGASTQTWGTPHNSPQSKKNFGYLLWRKRNCVYS; from the coding sequence ATGAAGCTTCTCTTCTGGCTTCCCGCCGTGTTACTGGCCCTGCTGCTGCAGGTGCCCCTGATGGCCTTAGCCTCGTCAACCAATGCGGGTGATGGCCGCTGGGTCAACCCCATCTCGGACGTGTGCTGGAAATGTTTGTTCCCAATGTCAGTCGGCAGCGTCAAACTGGCCTCCGGCCCGCAGCCGGACACGACGAACCCGGCCTCACCTATCCAGATTTGCTCCTACGGCGTCCTCTACCGTATGGGGCTGGCAATAGGTTACTGGGAGCCCACAGCGATGACCGACGTGACCCGCGAACCGGGCGTGATGGTGAACATGGGCGGTTTCAAAATCGATCTGGGGCGAACGGGTACCGGTACGGCGGGGCAGAGCGACAGGCCTGCTGCCGGCGCGTTCTACCACGTTCACTGGTACAAGTATCCGCTTATCTCCTGGCTCAGCATCATGACCAGCACCGGCTGCTTCCAGGGTGGCGATATGGACATCGCCTACATGTCTGAGGTCGACCCGCTCTGGAACGACAGTACGCTGTCGATGATGATCAACCCCGAAGCCTCACTCTTCGGCAACCTGATAGCGCAGGCCGCCTGCGCGGCTGATGCCGTTGCCAGCACCGCCGGCGTTCCGCTGTCGCCGCTGTTCTGGTGCGCTGGCAGTCAGGGCAGCATGTACCCCTTCACTGGCTTTACCAGCGGTGAGTTTTCGCCACTGGAATCCTCGTTACTGGTGACGGAGCGTATGGCCTTCAAGCTGCACCGGGAAGGCCTGGTGATGAACACGGTCGGTGCCGACTACGCGGTCTGCTACCAGTATCCGTCACCCATCGTGCCGAAAGAGCGCTGGCGCTATCAGATGGTGAACATGTACCCCGAAACCAACAGCTGCCATGCCTTTGGGGCAAGCACCCAGACATGGGGCACGCCGCATAACTCCCCGCAGTCGAAGAAGAACTTCGGTTACCTGCTCTGGCGCAAACGCAACTGTGTCTATTCGTGA
- the trbI gene encoding type-F conjugative transfer system protein TrbI, translated as MSNENEKPYDGDTVRDGVTIVGRLTSRRVKGGVLAIAALLAITGVAYVTAKAVTPDVVVFDMKGTVDLFIQQSSQMKLDEAKAGVLTARFNTALNDSLRDWQADNQAIVLVKPAVISTQPDITAEIQADIARRMQEDL; from the coding sequence ATGAGTAACGAAAACGAAAAACCGTATGACGGTGACACCGTCCGGGACGGCGTGACAATAGTGGGCCGGCTGACATCCCGCCGGGTAAAAGGTGGCGTACTGGCGATCGCCGCACTGCTGGCCATAACGGGTGTGGCGTATGTCACGGCAAAAGCGGTCACGCCGGACGTGGTGGTGTTCGACATGAAGGGGACGGTCGACCTCTTTATTCAACAGTCTTCGCAAATGAAGCTGGATGAGGCGAAAGCCGGTGTACTGACGGCTCGCTTCAATACCGCGCTGAACGACAGTCTGCGGGACTGGCAGGCAGATAATCAGGCCATCGTGCTGGTGAAACCTGCGGTCATCAGCACGCAGCCGGATATCACGGCTGAAATTCAAGCGGACATCGCCCGCCGGATGCAGGAGGACCTGTGA
- the traV gene encoding type IV conjugative transfer system lipoprotein TraV: MKNLMGAALLCSVLTGCAGMNGDFDCNKTATDQCLTTGEANKLAAQGKSLKDLSSEKTAKKPAGESLPALRNTAPVVNPQRPVSVAATGTPAAKPIAPRPLATAPAGSGSVVTPQVTTSHVTPVTPVNTAGRVPVQRIPDATQRLWIAPWVDTDDNFHQPAVVEFVKNKSHWDESYRVIGEGGE, translated from the coding sequence ATGAAAAACCTGATGGGCGCTGCACTGCTGTGCAGCGTTTTAACCGGCTGCGCCGGTATGAATGGCGATTTCGACTGCAACAAGACTGCCACCGACCAGTGCCTGACCACCGGTGAAGCCAACAAGTTGGCCGCGCAGGGCAAAAGCCTGAAAGACCTGTCGTCAGAAAAAACAGCAAAAAAGCCTGCGGGTGAATCCCTGCCGGCACTGCGTAACACAGCGCCTGTCGTTAACCCGCAGCGTCCTGTCTCCGTCGCAGCAACCGGAACGCCGGCCGCAAAACCCATTGCTCCGCGTCCGCTGGCCACCGCGCCGGCAGGCTCAGGTTCAGTGGTGACCCCGCAGGTCACGACAAGCCATGTGACCCCGGTAACGCCGGTGAACACGGCAGGCCGCGTACCGGTTCAACGTATTCCGGATGCCACCCAGCGCCTGTGGATTGCCCCCTGGGTGGACACGGACGACAACTTCCATCAGCCCGCCGTAGTTGAGTTTGTGAAAAACAAATCCCACTGGGATGAGAGCTATCGCGTCATCGGGGAGGGCGGCGAATGA
- the traC gene encoding type IV secretion system protein TraC: protein MSVIENLLGMLKNGKETDGAATARNNLEQTWDYPSLVASLPYRYYDDINELFVNAGTAGFILEAAPLPGANEQVVAALDDMLRKKLPRKTPVTVILTASKCVGERIERGVSADMWKGQMSDHLNKITRAFWQRSALKGLANERDYPLFLRNYRIFIVFGKPAKRFTQQVMDDLVQIRNTIRVSLSAARIDSINTDVNAFLSVMREMMNYRQEQVMTSSSDYNEDEQLNRQVVDPAIDVRVRPSHIRVELPESIEPDGTRLPASSCRVINMQMSKNPKRFALWSGADNLQNLRFPDLGIPCPFMLTWTTELEEQTSSQNEALRKDMDLSKKAQSAYGQLFPGTKRQADEWRRTREELSTNEAALCRTYFNLTLFTPDNNKDAQSCELAAVNVFRKNELEMVTVQYQQMRNWLAGFPFVMQEGMWEDLKMTGATLRAKSWNAVNLMPVVAERQLSNLGMPLPTYRNQVAFFDMFGEENGSTNFNIAVTGTSGAGKTFLIQSILRDVLNAGGFAWVIDMGDGYKNYCHQAGGVYLDGAKLRFNPFANVRDIRHSAEGIVRLLTVLASPTEPLDGVCEAILQKAVMDAWERKQHGARIDDVHNYLTSEEVNTSFADKPTIIARLAELAMLLETYCTWGPDGEYFNADKPTLDGETRFAVLELLSLEDKPKLLSSILFSLILAIQEKMYHSPRDLKKVCIIDEAWRLLGGSNPHAARFIETGYRTVRRHRGSFITITQGIKDFSASKEAEAAWNNSSTKITLLQDARAFKQYLADNPDQFTEMEKYVIKGFQPALQTGYSSLLISAGEFSSFHRLFVDPVTRAMFSSRGEDFAFMQNAQKAGATADEAAYLLAEKKYGAELRELEEWVKAA, encoded by the coding sequence ATGAGCGTAATCGAAAACCTCTTAGGCATGCTGAAAAACGGTAAGGAGACTGACGGTGCCGCCACGGCCCGTAACAACCTCGAACAGACCTGGGACTATCCGTCGCTGGTTGCTTCCCTGCCGTACCGCTACTACGACGACATCAACGAGCTGTTTGTGAATGCAGGTACGGCGGGTTTCATTCTTGAAGCCGCGCCGCTGCCCGGTGCTAATGAGCAGGTAGTGGCCGCTCTGGACGACATGCTCCGTAAGAAGCTGCCCCGCAAGACACCGGTTACGGTCATCCTGACCGCCAGTAAATGCGTGGGTGAGCGTATCGAGCGTGGCGTCAGCGCGGACATGTGGAAAGGTCAGATGTCCGATCACCTCAACAAAATCACCCGCGCCTTCTGGCAACGCTCGGCACTGAAAGGGTTGGCTAACGAGCGTGATTATCCGCTGTTCCTGCGCAACTACCGCATCTTCATTGTGTTTGGAAAGCCAGCGAAGCGCTTTACCCAGCAGGTCATGGACGATCTCGTGCAGATCCGCAACACCATACGCGTGTCACTGAGCGCCGCGCGCATCGATTCCATTAACACCGACGTCAATGCTTTCCTCTCGGTCATGCGTGAAATGATGAATTACCGGCAGGAGCAGGTTATGACTTCCAGCAGTGACTACAACGAGGATGAGCAGTTGAACCGTCAGGTGGTCGATCCGGCCATCGATGTGCGGGTACGCCCCTCTCATATTCGTGTGGAACTGCCAGAAAGCATTGAGCCTGACGGTACCCGGCTGCCAGCTTCAAGCTGCCGGGTGATCAACATGCAGATGAGTAAGAACCCGAAGCGCTTTGCGCTCTGGTCAGGTGCTGACAACCTGCAGAACCTGCGCTTTCCGGACCTCGGCATCCCGTGCCCCTTTATGTTGACCTGGACCACCGAACTGGAAGAGCAGACCAGTAGCCAGAACGAAGCGCTGCGCAAGGACATGGACCTGTCAAAAAAAGCGCAGTCTGCGTATGGCCAACTGTTCCCGGGCACAAAGCGCCAGGCCGATGAATGGCGTCGGACGCGAGAGGAGCTGTCCACCAACGAAGCGGCGCTGTGCCGGACCTACTTCAACCTGACGCTATTCACCCCGGATAACAACAAAGATGCTCAGTCCTGTGAGCTTGCCGCCGTTAACGTGTTCCGTAAGAACGAACTGGAAATGGTGACAGTGCAGTACCAGCAGATGCGTAACTGGCTGGCCGGCTTCCCGTTCGTGATGCAGGAGGGGATGTGGGAGGATCTGAAAATGACCGGGGCCACGCTGCGTGCCAAATCCTGGAACGCTGTCAACCTGATGCCAGTGGTGGCCGAGCGCCAGTTGTCGAATCTGGGGATGCCGTTGCCCACCTACCGCAACCAGGTCGCTTTCTTTGACATGTTCGGGGAGGAGAACGGCAGCACCAACTTCAATATTGCCGTGACGGGAACCTCAGGAGCAGGGAAAACATTCCTGATACAAAGCATTCTCCGCGATGTACTTAACGCCGGAGGGTTTGCCTGGGTTATCGACATGGGGGATGGATATAAGAACTACTGTCATCAGGCAGGTGGCGTCTACCTCGACGGTGCGAAGCTGCGCTTCAACCCGTTCGCCAACGTCCGGGACATCAGGCACTCCGCAGAAGGCATTGTGCGCCTGCTGACGGTGCTGGCAAGTCCCACCGAGCCGCTTGACGGCGTCTGTGAGGCCATCCTGCAGAAAGCGGTCATGGACGCCTGGGAGAGGAAACAGCATGGCGCCCGTATTGATGACGTGCACAACTACCTGACCAGCGAAGAGGTGAATACCTCTTTTGCCGACAAGCCGACGATTATCGCACGTCTGGCCGAGCTGGCCATGTTACTCGAAACTTACTGCACATGGGGACCGGACGGCGAATACTTCAACGCCGACAAGCCGACGCTGGACGGTGAAACCCGCTTTGCGGTGCTGGAGCTGCTGAGTCTGGAGGACAAGCCAAAGCTGCTGTCGTCCATCCTGTTCTCGCTGATTCTGGCGATTCAGGAAAAGATGTACCACAGCCCACGCGACCTGAAAAAGGTCTGCATTATCGACGAAGCCTGGCGCCTGCTCGGCGGCTCCAACCCGCACGCCGCAAGGTTTATCGAAACCGGCTACCGTACCGTGCGCCGTCACCGTGGCTCCTTTATCACCATCACCCAGGGTATTAAGGACTTCAGTGCCAGCAAGGAAGCGGAAGCGGCCTGGAACAACAGCTCCACCAAAATCACCCTGCTGCAGGATGCGAGAGCCTTCAAACAGTATCTGGCGGATAACCCGGACCAGTTCACTGAGATGGAGAAGTACGTCATTAAGGGCTTCCAGCCGGCGCTGCAGACCGGCTACAGCTCCCTGCTTATTAGTGCCGGCGAGTTCAGCTCCTTCCACCGTCTGTTTGTCGACCCGGTGACACGCGCCATGTTCAGCTCGCGCGGCGAGGATTTTGCCTTCATGCAGAACGCGCAGAAAGCGGGCGCAACGGCAGATGAGGCGGCGTACCTGCTGGCCGAGAAGAAGTACGGGGCAGAACTTCGTGAACTTGAAGAATGGGTGAAAGCCGCATGA